A segment of the Labrus bergylta chromosome 11, fLabBer1.1, whole genome shotgun sequence genome:
GCTTgatgttgttggagctgttgtggcATCATGCCTGTCCTTCCCATCATATGTCCAGGGGGGCACATGGGGCCCATGCCCCCGCCAGAAAGCATACCCCTTGAACCCCCTTGAGGAATACCCATGCTTTGGCGTAATCCACCATGAGAGGGGTGAGAGGCGAGCTGCTGTTCAGCCATCATATTCTGTAGGTTTGCTAGGTGGGGGTTGGACGAAGGGCCGCTGCTGTGAGGGGGACCGGAAGAGGACAACTGTTTGAGAAGCTGTTGTGGAGTAGGCTGCTGGGATGGGGGTCCCTGATGGGGATTTTGATGTGGCTCACTCTTTGGGAAATACTGCAGAGTGCTACTGGGTTTATCAGAAGGAATGATGCGGGAGAGATCAAACTCGGGGATTCCCGTGTGAGAAGGCCGTATGACTTCACTCAGATCCGGGCCATCACCCATGggcaaagaagaaaatgagTCTGAAGGGTGGGAGGGGCGTTGGTGGGGATGACCTTTGCTGAGCATGTGTAACTGCTGAGATTGTAGAATATCCTCATTTGACTGAGAAAAATTCTGTGACATCCCTCCGATAGGGGAGTGCATGGGCCCATGAGATGGTTGCTGAATGCGAGGAAATCCTGCCATTTGGTTATGTGACATAGGTGACATATTGCACAGCCCTATTCCATCAGGTCCACCGCCTCCCATCATGGCAGAGTTCATGGCAGGCATGCCCATATGGTTTGGGGATGAGAGCACAGGTCCTGAGGCATCATGGGACATGTGTTGCTGACCATGGCTTACCATACCCATGGGACTTTGTGGGTCACTATGGGGGCCAATGGAGCCCTGGGAGACAAGGATCTGGGATGTCTGGGGGTTGCCCATGTTTCCTGGTGATAAAACAAAGCCAGAGTATTAAAAAAATTCACACTATTGACTACTgacttgaatattttcattatctGTGGGTTTATGCTGAGAGAGGGTTCTGTAGCCAATTTAACACCAGTCTAAGGGATAAcacattatatttatttatccagTCTTTCTTTTGATGGCACCAATTTGCAAATGACACATTGAACCAGGACCATTCCATTCTTATCTCTCTGCGTATAGCCCTAAACTGTGAAGTTTTGGGCTGTAACAGAATGAATCCTCGTTTTCTTACCTCCAATGCTGACACCAGATAGAAGAGGTCGATCCGGCATCATCTCATCATCAGAGGTGGCAATTGTTTTGATTGCATCATGGTAGAGAGGAGTAGAACTGGGCATGGCATACTTAGACATTTGAGACATGATTAGAGATAAAGGATTCTGAGTTGGTGGGGCATCTGGAGAAGAGTTAAATGGCATACTTGGATTCATAGATCCAGGCTGGCTTATAGGGGTAGAGTTGGAACTCCTGGGGGGAAGTGATTGGCCTgcaaagaacaataaaaaaacagtttaatgtcGCAAAAGTACAGAGAACAGCATTACTAGGGTGataaaatcatctttttattcTAGGCGTACCTGTCTCAGTAGAACTACTTCCTCCATTGCCCACTGCCTTCCCACCGATTGGACCACCTGGACTTGGAAGAGCAGTTTTAGGAGATGCCCACCCTGGAGAGCCCAAGGCCATTGCTGGGGACTTGAGTCGTCCGGGAGAGGCAGACGGAGAGTGCATCACAAGGCTGGAAGACCCCATTACCTGGGGGGATTTcatggaagaagaggaaggagtcCCAGCTCCAGATGCAGGGGGAAGAGGGGGATGATGcccagcagaggagatctgtgaGGGTGACTTCAGTCCTGGAGCTGAGGGTGAAGGTAAAAGAGGAGATGGCTCCTGGTTGAGGGATGGAGATTTAAGCTGATGAGGAGGAGGCACTGAAGGAGAGGTAAGGGGATTGACATTGATTGCTAGATCAGACAGGTGCCGAGGGCCGAGGTCTGCTCCCCTGAGGCCCCCGCTCATCGGCATATGACTAAGTCGCGATGTTCCCCCCATCTGATTAGGACCTTGCTGATCAGCCCCAAACATCTCAGGGCCAGGCTGTTGAAGGTATGGTCCTTCCACTTGACCCCCAGAGAAGGGGCCTTGATTACGAAACTGAAAAGGCCCATCAGGTCCAGGGATCATTCCCTTATTTCCTCCTCGTCCATTCTGTGTAGCCCTGATTCGAGAAATCTCTCCAGGACTAAACATTTCACCTAAAGGCGCCCCTCCTGCAGGACCCCCTCTGAGCTTCTGAGATAGCATCATTTGCTGTTGTTGCTGAATATTCATCTGTTGGTTCATGTTCATTGTTAGGTTGCTCCCCAAAGGAGAATCCACTAAGTCTCTCATTTGGGGACCACCTCCAGGAGAGCCCATTATATCCCGTGAGCCAGGGAAGTCCATAGGATCACCTCGGTTGGGAGGTGGACCCCGGCCCATTCCTAAATTTGCAAAGTCTGGGCCACCAGAATTATCTATACTTCTTGATCCAATGTTGCcctgttgttgctgtttaacTAACCTTTCAAGTTCAAACCTGGGAAGCCCCTGCAACTGCCGTTTCTCCATGATCCGACACATTTCTTCACGTGTTAATAAATGCTCAGGGTCCCCTTGCAAGTGCTGCGGAGGTCCACCTGGGTAACAGCCATGAAAGGGACCTCCACCCCCTATGTTGTTGGGAATATCATCTATCCAAATCATCCCTGGTCTGGTGGGTCTTTGGGGTCCTAGACCCTCCATTGATAAAACTCCCCCTGCATTACCAGGAAATCCACCTCCACCAGGTGGCCCTCTCTGCATCTGTCCTAGGAACCTTGGGCCACGGGGTCCCTCTTGGTGCATGTCCATCAACCGTGCATTTCCACCCATCCCTCCTCCCATCATATTGGCAGGACCCCACTGCTGGTGGTCTCCAGGCTTGCTGTGATATGGAGGAGGGGGGCCTCTCATCATCATTGGACCTCCATGCATGCCAATTTCACTCATCATTCTAAAGTGCTGGGGATGGTTGGGGGGCTGCATTTCCTGTTGTCTCCTCTTCTCTAGGTAGTATTCTTCCTGGAGTTTCCTCCAGGCCATCTGCTCTGGTGTCAGCCCGTCTGGTCCAAGTAGGGGACCCATGTCGATCCCAGGCGAAGACAGTTGGTGATGGGGGTGTTGTGGCAGATTATGTTGAGAGTCCATTTGAGGGCTGTCAAGACCAGGTCCACCCAGGGACTGTGTTTGAGAAATGATGGACTGGAGAGGTTCTTCATATTTCTTCATTCCTCCCATTGGTGCCAAGGCTGATGAGAGCATATTTCCACTACTGATGTTTCCAGAACTATTAGTATCATTGTCATTGTCTTCAAGAATACCACTCCTATCagcattattgttattatttaagTTGGAGGAGTTATTACTGCCATTGTTATTGGAGCCTACAGTGTCACCAGGGCCTCCACCCGCCCCACTGCGCAGAAGCAGCCTTTCTATGTCTCTGAGTGTCTGCAAAGAGCGCTCCCTGTGCTCCAGCTGTTCTTTGGAAAGACAATCTGAGTTCCCTGGACAAGTCCTCAGGCCTGTATCACTCTGAAGGTGTGCAGATAGGATAGAAGGACTCCCAGATGGGGAAACAGTGGCAACCGGAAGTGTTACACCTCCTGCACCTTCCCCACCTCCTGGTCCTGGGCCTGTTGATGTGGTTGCATTCCCCCCTTCTGATCTATGGGCAATAATGCTGTTAGGTCTGGTCAGAGAGGATTCATTATCCGAGTGTCCAGCCGACGTCGGTGTCCCTGCAGGATGCAATGGGCCGACAACACCTGCAGAGGCTGGCCGTGGAGTTCCACTTTGAGATTTAGGGGTGCCTATGGGTGGAGAGCTGCTGGAGTTCACCTTTTCAGATAGGTTAGGAAGCTTCCCTGATGCGTGGccctgtgacaaaaaaaaacaaaacatgaaaaatatatgaatatggGTGGCCAGTacatgtgcagccccctcactctgacatcctttcattaatgcatgtctgtgagttctttttcttttaggccaatgtgtgtgtgtctctcacaaAAAATAGAGACACAATTTGTAATTTCATCAGAAATAATGAAGTGTATACAACTGAATTTAAGAAAGAAATTGAGGATATTGTATTTACTTTCTCGGTTCAAATGTTCACACCAGTCAGAACAACTGCtaataaaaaagggaacaagGACACATCTGCGCCAAAAATAACTAACCAAATATACATTTGAACATGCTTTGCACTTTCAGTTGTTACActgaaaaacacttttgttCTCTCAAGCTTAAGCAtgtatttgacattttgttgaaATTGCCGCTTAGCTGTGAATGTCTGACCTGCTCCAGCTTGGTGTGTGGAACATTTTGCTGGTGAAACAGAAGGATGGAATCACTCTGTCCTTTTATTACTGCCTCTGCAGCactgtaaaataacaaatacaaattgaGTTAGTGAGCAGTTAGATAAATGAGTTTTAATTAGTAGATTTTGATAAGAGAGCTATAAAACTGATAGATTATGgacagaaaatgtcatttttgatGTCTGCAGTCATGCCTATTTATACTGTAGTACTCCTACCTGTTGGCTAGGCTGGTTGTGAAAACATACACCACTTGTTGTGAAGGCTGAGGTGGCTCTGCCTTTAGCCCTGGACCCACGCTACGTCCCATTACAGCAGCTGCAGGTTCAGATAATGGCCCTGCAGACAGACGATCAGAGAGCCCCTGGATCTGACCTGCCAGCCCACACTCTCCTGAGAAAAATCAGAAACACACTGGTTTAAATACTCATAATGCTATCTTGAAATATAACTGCAATACAAGCATACCCATTGGggtttcaacatcttaacactAGATGGAGCTAAAAGATGTAAAGTCAGAAGAGAAAAGGGATAGTATAGTGCTGAAAGCTGACATCCTCTTcctttcagtgtgtgttcagaTCTGAAAACATCCATGTTTAATTCACAACTCTAACCTGTTGTCTTCAGAGAAAACCTCCCGAGACATGACAGGGGATTTCTACAAGTAATTCATGAAGCCTTTCACAGTTTGGGACACAATATAGCTGATGCTAGTGAGGACTGCTACATTCAGGCAACAATGAGACTCACGTGGGGCTGCAGTTCTTGGCTTGTCGTCATCTTCCTCTGTGTCGGGTCCAGAGCACCATTCATCTCCGCTGTATGGCTGTTTCTTCTCCAGAACACAGCGCCGCTTACTGCGCATAACGCCCTCTGGAGGATACGACACACATAAGTAACAACTGTCACAATATTGTCCTTAGAAGGGTATTATATGTGTTCATTCACTTTTTGATTGAACAGTCTTGTGGTGTAAACACAccaaggtttcttttttttttaaaagacagaagaaaatgtacaaCGCTCTGTTTCAATGCAGTCTGGAGTTATTGGGAGTTAGAGCGTCCCAGTATTTGGCTTCATGTATAGTTGTACATCACTTTAAAACTCAATATGATGTCTAATGGCAAATCAATATTTTCCTGCATTATTATGCAATGTTAGCACCACAGTCGTGCCATAAAAAAATGATGGACTGTGTTAAACAAAGCCATGGTATTGATCTGTGCCAACATTTGAAATCATTAGAAACCTAGGATGTGAACTCAGGTTTAGACACCCATGTTGGAAAAGTTTGCTCTGCCGACATGCTCCCAACTGTTGTGGCCAGAAATGATGCTTTTGCTCTTATTggaaaagctgttaaaaagaTCAGAAATGACATGATTACAAATGTGCTCTTTTTGCCTGTGCAACAAAATTCGAACATGAGTGAACACTGaggaaaaaaacttcaaatgacTAATACAggttttgtcttattttagaatatgtgaaaaaaagacTTAATTGTTAAATCAGTGATTTCACAGCAGTATGAAAGGTGCATGTTGTTGAGCCCGTGTTGAGGACATTGCACAATAATGATATTGTGGATGCACAAACTGCCGTCCACCAGTGGGTGCAAAAAGCTGCAAGAAACCTGTAGCAGCTGGGCTATTTTCAAAAAGTGACCTGCAGAAGGAGCAGCAGAACCAAAAAGTGATATCAAAGAAGTCACCGACTTTGTCAGATGATGATCAGTCACCACAGACTTGAAATACTGTGAATGTACAGTGAGGAAGGAAGTTGACAATTCATAGAAAAGGACAGCAGACAAAAAGCTTCTATCTCTACACAAAGTGGAGATATGTAAGGAGAtatcttttgttttcaatgGGTGGCTTTGTTTTCAACAGTTACTGGTTTATGCTGACAAGAAAAGCAATTACTGCGAAACTGCCGCTACAAGTTCACAATGTTTGTCACCGACTCTCTACAGGTTTCAAGGTTTGGTGGCAGAATCATTTGATGGAAAGGAAAGGCAGGTTTCAAAGAGAAggggagtgagtgtgtgtgctgtttgtgtgcgtgtgccttTGCGTGTGGGAAGGTGGGAGGTCAAACAGAGGGAGACGATTTCCCTTGAAACGATTCCACCCTACCTTTtcattctcttcctctttcagcCTCTGTCGTTCTTTGTGTTGAGACCACACCTCTCCCTCTGTGCgtcagggtgtgtgtgagagtgcatgcgtgtgttgttgtgtgtgtttcaagaGAAGGTTCAAGTCATGGCCAGAGAAGTTTCATGAAATCAGAATAATTTCACCTACAGTCATCTTAAATAAACGACAGCAAACAGATGCAAATTAAACACTTTGTTCCTTAAccacatcaacaaaaaacaaacacacaaatgtaccTTAAATCTTCCCTCCCACTCACTGTCTCCTGCTTTAATAACATCCTCTCACTTTTTCACAACCTTCTGACCTGCTTGTCTCTCTGAGCTCGACTGAAAGCGAAGATGCT
Coding sequences within it:
- the bcl9l gene encoding B-cell CLL/lymphoma 9-like protein gives rise to the protein MHTDNKLANHGKQVTSDSRSQIPGVNQQAQQQQQGAAGHLGPKGVGAGSHGVKTNQISPGNPGLKAVSQSVSSVGGMLKTKSKRERSVSNDSGESRNAIPPAVETDAKGEGVMRSKRRCVLEKKQPYSGDEWCSGPDTEEDDDKPRTAAPRECGLAGQIQGLSDRLSAGPLSEPAAAVMGRSVGPGLKAEPPQPSQQVVYVFTTSLANSAAEAVIKGQSDSILLFHQQNVPHTKLEQGHASGKLPNLSEKVNSSSSPPIGTPKSQSGTPRPASAGVVGPLHPAGTPTSAGHSDNESSLTRPNSIIAHRSEGGNATTSTGPGPGGGEGAGGVTLPVATVSPSGSPSILSAHLQSDTGLRTCPGNSDCLSKEQLEHRERSLQTLRDIERLLLRSGAGGGPGDTVGSNNNGSNNSSNLNNNNNADRSGILEDNDNDTNSSGNISSGNMLSSALAPMGGMKKYEEPLQSIISQTQSLGGPGLDSPQMDSQHNLPQHPHHQLSSPGIDMGPLLGPDGLTPEQMAWRKLQEEYYLEKRRQQEMQPPNHPQHFRMMSEIGMHGGPMMMRGPPPPYHSKPGDHQQWGPANMMGGGMGGNARLMDMHQEGPRGPRFLGQMQRGPPGGGGFPGNAGGVLSMEGLGPQRPTRPGMIWIDDIPNNIGGGGPFHGCYPGGPPQHLQGDPEHLLTREEMCRIMEKRQLQGLPRFELERLVKQQQQGNIGSRSIDNSGGPDFANLGMGRGPPPNRGDPMDFPGSRDIMGSPGGGPQMRDLVDSPLGSNLTMNMNQQMNIQQQQQMMLSQKLRGGPAGGAPLGEMFSPGEISRIRATQNGRGGNKGMIPGPDGPFQFRNQGPFSGGQVEGPYLQQPGPEMFGADQQGPNQMGGTSRLSHMPMSGGLRGADLGPRHLSDLAINVNPLTSPSVPPPHQLKSPSLNQEPSPLLPSPSAPGLKSPSQISSAGHHPPLPPASGAGTPSSSSMKSPQVMGSSSLVMHSPSASPGRLKSPAMALGSPGWASPKTALPSPGGPIGGKAVGNGGSSSTETGQSLPPRSSNSTPISQPGSMNPSMPFNSSPDAPPTQNPLSLIMSQMSKYAMPSSTPLYHDAIKTIATSDDEMMPDRPLLSGVSIGGNMGNPQTSQILVSQGSIGPHSDPQSPMGMVSHGQQHMSHDASGPVLSSPNHMGMPAMNSAMMGGGGPDGIGLCNMSPMSHNQMAGFPRIQQPSHGPMHSPIGGMSQNFSQSNEDILQSQQLHMLSKGHPHQRPSHPSDSFSSLPMGDGPDLSEVIRPSHTGIPEFDLSRIIPSDKPSSTLQYFPKSEPHQNPHQGPPSQQPTPQQLLKQLSSSGPPHSSGPSSNPHLANLQNMMAEQQLASHPSHGGLRQSMGIPQGGSRGMLSGGGMGPMCPPGHMMGRTGMMPQQLQQHQAMMANSLLHHPSSPYPGMMSSQQHPHNLMAQQNIMMMQAKQRSVSISGDPFGPQGPLMSPQGPMMGPSHPQSGMMGPQSLRQRGMSLDSPIGYGPGGMANMPF